One segment of Rosa chinensis cultivar Old Blush chromosome 6, RchiOBHm-V2, whole genome shotgun sequence DNA contains the following:
- the LOC112170899 gene encoding uncharacterized protein LOC112170899, with protein sequence MDKSWMKADRRSLQFQLGLEEFLKFASDNARDTNKICCPCLKCHNTDFGGIGLIKDHIFFNGIDVSYKHWKWHGEPSTSALHALRGDSETVEMNPDSGIQEDDVGLEGSEDEEISEDSNEFMQFVEDGDKPLYPGCTKTTKLNGLIQTFNMKAKHGMIDACYSDMLIMIGLLLLEGNDLPGSTYEAKRTLSALGMGYEKIHACPNDCILYRLQHADATSCPTCGESRWKLGKDKSEKEGVPGKVLWYFPLIPRFKRMFQSTVSAKELTWHANDRKKDGMMRHPGDSPTWKMIDTKWPDFGLENRNLRLALSSDGFNPHSSLSSKYSYWLVILITYNIPPWSMMLTMLISGPKQPENDIDVYLQPLVDDLKVLWDGVERVYDAVRGEYFKLKAILLWTINDFPAYGNLSGSIVKGYNACPICVDQTRPYRLKNSKKMAFMRHRRWLPRHHPYRNQAAAFDNTIEEGKTPTPLTGEEVLTRVQGLNRPFGKKNPPPPYKGHEDENRPCWKKRSVFFELDYWEHLPVRHNLDVMHIEKNCCDAILGTLLNISGKTKDGAVARLDMVEMGIQTDLKPTTAAKRDKLPLGSWNLFLDERKIVCSSFFNMTVPVQFSSNVRNLVSMEDLRLAGLKSHDCHTIMQLLLPVALRSVLEKPVRYAIIRFCLFFKAICSKVIDVSKLQQMQADLVDTVCLLEKFFPPSFFDIMIHLTIHLVREVELCGLVFFRWMYPFERYMKVFKGYVKNRQFPEGCIAECYIVEEAVEFCSERMLPREAATIGIPSRTKLGLLNGCKPLSGATIITVDRKQLDMAHLCRAYGIPKVEFSKVVNEMRFADNDVPETIRWLAGGPKKEVPTFGGYHVNGVDFNTSERDKVRSVQNSGVFLVADAMQVASARDKNPKTDDMDFYGRIQQIWEVDYYKFRIPVFMYFLHTRPLDDQWSVVVRCSERDYQGGCNDEELEDIELEQHPFIPTMPSIETFDDVVGDLPSSYIRDGNKGIWVENEDGRRV encoded by the exons ATGGATAAGTCATGGATGAAGGCTGATAGAAGATCACTACAGTTTCAGTTAGGACTTGAAGAATTTCTGAAATTTGCATCGGATAATGCAAGGGACACAAATAAAATATGTTGCCCTTGCTTGAAGTGCCATAACACTGATTTTGGTGGTATAGGGCTGATTAAGGACCATATATTTTTTAACGGTATTGATGTTAGTTATAAGCATTGGAAGTGGCATGGAGAACCATCTACTTCTGCCTTGCATGCTCTTAGAGGGGATTCTGAAACAGTCGAAATGAATCCTGATTCAGGCATACAAGAGGATGATGTAGGGTTAGAGGGTAGTGAGGATGAGGAGATTTCTGAAGACTCGAATGAGTTTATGCAGTTTGTAGAAGATGGAGATAAGCCTCTATATCCTGGTTGTACCAAGACAACCAAGTTGAATGGTTTGATACAAACATTCAATATGAAAGCAAAGCACGGCATGATTGATGCGTGCTATTCAGATATGTTAATTATGATTGGCCTCTTGCTTCTCGAAGGAAATGACTTACCAGGGTCTACTTATGAGGCTAAAAGAACACTTTCCGCATTGGGGATGGGGTATGAAAAGATTCATGCTTGTCCAAATGACTGCATCTTGTACAGATTGCAGCATGCTGATGCGACCAGTTGTCCAACTTGTGGTGAATCAAGGTGGAAACTTGGAAAGGACAAATCTGAGAAAGAAGGGGTTCCGGGGAAGGTATTGTGGTACTTCCCTCTGATCCCAAGGTTCAAACGGATGTTCCAATCGACAGTGTCAGCTAAGGAGCTAACTTGGCATGCCAATGATCGAAAGAAAGATGGAATGATGAGGCATCCAGGCGATTCCCCAACTTGGAAAATGATTGACACAAAATGGCCAGACTTTGGTCTAGAAAATAGGAACCTTAGATTAGCGCTTTCATCAGACGGGTTTAATCCACATAGTTCTCTAAGTAGCAAATACTCATATTGGCTTGTTATACTTATCACCTATAACATTCCTCCATGGTCCATGATGTTGACTATGTTAATTTCTGGACCTAAACAGCCCGAAAATGACATCGACGTCTATCTACAGCCATTAGTGGATGATTTGAAAGTGTTGTGGGATGGGGTTGAGAGAGTATATGATGCTGTAAGAGGAGAGTATTTTAAACTGAAGGCGATACTATTATGGACAATTAACGATTTTCCCGCGTATGGGAATTTATCGGGAAGCATTGTGAAAGGATACAATGCTTGTCCAATATGTGTTGATCAGACAAGACCCTATAGGTTGAAGAACTCTAAAAAAATGGCATTCATGAGGCATCGACGATGGCTGCCACGACATCATCCTTATAGAAATCAAGCTGCTGCTTTCGACAACACCATAGAGGAGGGTAAAACTCCTACACCATTAACTGGAGAGGAGGTGTTGACCAGAGTTCAAGGTCTAAATCGACCATTTGGCAAGAAAAACCCTCCTCCCCCTTATAAGGGTCATGAAGATGAAAACAGACCTTGCTGGAAAAAAAGGTCTGTTTTCTTCGAACTTGATTACTGGGAACATCTTCCGGTAAGACATAATCTTGATGTGATGCACATTGAGAAGAATTGTTGTGATGCTATTCTTGGTACGCTGTTGAACATTTCCGGGAAGACTAAGGATGGGGCTGTTGCTCGTTTAGACATGGTCGAAATGGGTATACAGACTGATTTGAAGCCTACAACTGCTGCAAAAAGGGACAAGTTGCCTTTGGGTAGTTGGAACTTGTTCCTAGATGAGAGAAAGATTGTTTGCAGTTCCTTTTTCAATATGACCGTTCCAGTTCAGTTTTCATCCAATGTACGAAATCTGGTGTCAATGGAGGATTTACGACTTGCTGGTCTTAAATCACATGATTGCCACACTATAATGCAACTTCTTCTCCCTGTTGCATTACGTTCAGTTTTGGAGAAACCAGTTAGGTACGCAATTATTCGGTTCTGCCTATTCTTCAAAGCAATATGCAGTAAAGTGATCGACGTTTCGAAATTGCAACAAATGCAAGCAGACCTGGTCGATACAGTTTGCCTGCTTGAGAAGTTCTTTCCACCATCATTTTTTGACATAATGATTCACCTAACTATTCATCTTGTTAGGGAAGTCGAGTTATGTGGTCTGGTATTTTTTAGATGGATGTACCCTTTTGAGAGGTACATGAAAGTGTTCAAAGGATATGTGAAAAATCGACAATTTCCTGAAGGGTGCATTGCAGAGTGTTACATTGTAGAAGAGGCAGTTGAGTTTTGCTCGGAACGTATGCTTCCTAGAGAGGCTGCCACTATTGGGATCCCTTCGAGAACCAAACTTGGGCTCTTAAATGGCTGCAAGCCTTTATCAGGCGCCACCATCATTACTGTAGACAGAAAGCAGCTTGACATGGCCCACCTATGT AGAGCATATGGAATTCCTAAAGTTGAGTTTTCCaag GTTGTAAATGAAATGAGATTTGCCGATAATGATGTTCCTGAAACCATTAGGTGGCTGGCTGGTGGACCAAAAAAGGAGGTCCCTACATTTGGTGGTTACCATGTGAATGGGGTTGATTTTAACACTTCAGAGCGGGACAAAGTACGATCAGTTCAAAATAGCGGGGTTTTTTTGGTTGCTGATGCAATGCAAGTTGCTAGTGCAAgggataaaaaccctaaaactgatGATATGGACTTTTACGGCAGGATACAACAAATTTGGGAGGTGGATTACTACAAGTTTAGGATACCCGTCTTCATGT ATTTTCTACATACAAGACCCCTTGATGATCAATGGTCAGTGGTAGTACGGTGCTCGGAAAGAGACTACCAAGGAGGGTGTAATGATGAAGAGctggaagatattgaactggaaCAGCacccattcattcctacaatgCCATCGATTGAGAcctttgatgatgtagttggtGATCTGCCTAGCTCCTATATTCGAGATGGCAATAAAGGAATATGGGTTGAGAATGAGGATGGTCGACGTGTTTAA